The genomic interval CTGGTGCTCTATGCAATGCCCATCTTTGTCTTCTGCGTCCTGGTTCAGGTGCTGATCGTCTTCATCGATCAGGAAACGGGAGCGGGTTGGCCAGTGGCAAACTGGGGCGAACCCTGGCACTACACCTGGACCGATATTCAGTTTAAGCTTGCGCCAGTGCTCGTCTTCGGGCTGGCCGGTGCCGCTTACTTTGCGCGTATCACTCGTACCAGTATGCTGGAAGTGATGCGCCAGGATTACATCCGTACAGCTCGCGCAAAGGGGCTATCTGAACGTGTGGTAGTCTATCGGCATGCGCTGCGCAACGCGCTTATCCCACTGATCACCGTGACAGGCGTCACGCTGGGCTTCACCATTACAGGGGCCTTTCTCATCGAAAATATCTTTAACATCCCCGGCATCGGCACCATCACTGTCTCGTCTGTGCTTGATCGTGACTACCCGGTCATCCAGGCGACTACCGTACTATTGGCCTTCGGGGTCGTGTTGGGCAACTTGCTGGCGGATATCGCCTACACACTAGTCGACCCCCGCATTAAGCTCGAATAGGAGGCGTAGACAATGGATATGCGCGACCGAGAGATTCAACCAGCCTCCCCCCTGATCGCCCCGGACACGAACCTGATGGTGCCTGCAGAGCCGGAACTCCTGGTCGAGACGCCGGGCGTGATGCCAGAGGTCGAAGGGCCGAAAGAGCGCAAGCCGGTCTCACCACTGCGCGAGTCGCTGCGCCGCCTGCGTCGTGATACGCGCGCGATGGTCAGCCTGGGCATGATCATCTTTTTGGTGCTGCTATCGCTAGTCGGGCCTTTTGTCTACCAGCACCTGGGAGGTATATACGATAGCCCCGACAACGGGCCAATTCCTGCGACGGTCTACCGCACCTTCTATCACCAGGAGCTGAGCCACCAGGATGAGCTGCCATCGGCTCAATATTGGCTGGGGACCGACGATCTGGGACGCGATATTCTGGCACGCCTGATGCAGGGGCTGCTTGTCTCTATCAGCGTGGCGGTCCTGGTGGAGGTCATCGACATCACGATGGGCATCCTGGTTGGCGTCCTGGCCGGTTACTTTGGAGGCTGGATCGATCAAGTGCTGGCCCGCTTAACGGACATCATCTTCGCCTTCCCGGGGCTGCTCTTCATCATCCTGCTCACCGGCATTTTCGGCACATGGGCCGATACTACCCTGAGCAACGTCCCCATCATCGGCCCCAACGGAAACGCCCGTCTGCTTCTGGTCTCGGCAGCCCTGGCCCTGGTCTCCTGGCCCCTGATGGCTCGTCTCGTGCGTGGCCAAACGCTTCAGATTAAGGAACAGCAGTTCATCGAAGCGGCCCGTACTGCCGGTAGTAGCAACTTCAAAATCATCTGGCGCCACATCATCCCCAACCTGTTCAGCATCGTTGTGGTGGCCGCGACCCTCGATATCTCCAACACCATTATCGGTGAGGCGAGCATCAGCCTGCTGGGCCTCGGCGTTCAGCAACCAGGTTCGAGCCTTGGCCTGATGATCTCCGAGGCCAGTAACGCAGTGGATACGCACCCCTGGGAGGTGCTGGTCCCTTCAATGACGCTGGCCATCCTGGTGCTGGCCTTCTCCTTCCTCGGCGACGGCCTGCGCGATGCCTTCGATCCTCGCACCAAAGACTAAGCAAGCGAACCATGCAAGAGCGGAGCACACACCCATGCCAGAAAACCTGCTGGAAGTGAATAATCTCAAAACCTACTTCTTTACTCGCAGCGGCGTTGTCAAGGCCGTAGACGATGTCTCCTTCACCATGCGGCCTGGCGAAGCCCTGGGAGTGGTCGGCGAAAGCGGCTGCGGCAAGAGCGTGACCGCACTCTCAATTATCCGCCTGGTCGCTTCGCCGCCAGGCAAGATCGTCGGGGGTGAGATTCTCTTCAACGGCGAGAATATCCTGGAGAAGAACAACGACGAGATGACGGAGCTGCGCGGCAGCAAGATCTCGATGATCTTCCAGGACCCGATGACCTCGCTCAACCCCGTCTTCACCATCGGCTATCAGATCGCCGAGACAGTTAAGCGCCACCGCAAGGGCATCTCGAACGATCAGGCCTGGCAACGAGCCATCGAGATGCTGGATCTGGTCCGCATTCCCGATGCCCGTCGCCGGGCCAAAAGCTACCCCCACGAGTTCAGTGGCGGCATGCGCCAGCGCGTTATGATCGCGATCGCTCTGGCCTGCAACCCACAGCTGTTGATCGCCGATGAGCCAACCACAGCCCTCGACGTGACCATTCAGGCCCAGATTCTCGAACTGATGAAGGGCCTGGCCAAGGAGTTCGGCACGGCCCTGATGCTGATCACTCACGATCTCGGCGTGGTGGCTGGCAGCTGCGAGCACGTGATTGTGATGTACGCTGGCCATATTGTGGAGTCGGCCCCAGTGCGGCAAATCTTCCAGACGCCAGCCCACCCCTATACCGTTGGACTCCTGCAATCGATCCCTCGCCTGGACGAGAAGCGTGGAACACGTCTGACTCCCATCCCCGGGCAGCCCCCTGACCTCTCACGCGAGATTATTGGCTGCCCCTATGCGCAGCGCTGCCCGCGGGTCCAGCCTCGCTGCCGGCAAGAACGGCCAGAGTTGAAACCGGTAGGCCGCGGTGAACAGCTTGCGGCTTGCTTCTATCCAAGCTAGCCAGGGAGAGAGGGAGAAGGATACTATGGTACAACAGCAGATGGCAACCTCGACAGCCACCGGGACAACGCTGGTCGAGGTCAAGGGCCTGAAGGTCCACTTTCCGATTAAAGGCGGCCTCTTCAATCGCACAATCGCTCACGTGAAGGCCGTTGATGGTGTCAATCTGACGATTCGCCGCGGCGAGACGCTTGGCCTGGTAGGCGAGAGTGGCTGCGGCAAGTCAACGACAGGGCGAGCTATTCTGCAGCTCATCAAGCCAACCGGTGGCAGCGTCAAGTTGAATGGGGTAGAACTGACAACGCTGCCACCCTCTGAGCTGCGTAAGAAGCGCGCTGAGATGCAGATGATCTTCCAGGACCCCTTTGGCTCGCTCGATCCACGCTTTACGGTGGGGCAGATTATCGCAGAGCCACTAGAGAACTTCAAACGGGGGAACGCTCGTGAGATCCGTGAGCAGGTGGCTCACTTGCTAGAGGTGGTGGGGCTCAACCCGTATTACGTGAACCGCTTTCCTCACGAGTTCAGCGGCGGCCAGCGCCAGCGCATCGGCATTGCTCGTGCTTTGGCGCTGCGTCCCTCCTTCATCGTCGCCGATGAGCCAGTCTCCGCACTCGATGTCTCGATTCAGGCCCAGGTGCTGAACTTGCTCCAGGACCTGCAGGCCGAGTTCGGTCTGACTTACCTGTTCGTGGCTCACAACCTCTCGGTGGTGAAGCACATTAGCGATCGCGTCGCCGTGATGTATCTGGGACGGGTCGTTGAGCTGGCGGATAGCGAGAAGCTCTACGAGCTGCCACTGCATCCCTACACCCAGGCGCTGCTCTCGGCCATTCCTGTACCTGACCCCGAGGTCGAGGCCCGCCGTAAGCGCATCATTCTGGAAGGCGACGTGCCCAGCCCGGTCAATCCACCCCCCGGCTGCAACTTCCATCCGCGTTGCTGGAAAGCACAGCAGGTCTGCCGCGAGGTAACGCCGCCCCTCGAAGAGAAGGAGCGGAATCACTATGTGGCCTGCCACTTCCCAGGCTGAGATGCGCTGCT from Thermogemmatispora onikobensis carries:
- a CDS encoding ABC transporter ATP-binding protein, yielding MVQQQMATSTATGTTLVEVKGLKVHFPIKGGLFNRTIAHVKAVDGVNLTIRRGETLGLVGESGCGKSTTGRAILQLIKPTGGSVKLNGVELTTLPPSELRKKRAEMQMIFQDPFGSLDPRFTVGQIIAEPLENFKRGNAREIREQVAHLLEVVGLNPYYVNRFPHEFSGGQRQRIGIARALALRPSFIVADEPVSALDVSIQAQVLNLLQDLQAEFGLTYLFVAHNLSVVKHISDRVAVMYLGRVVELADSEKLYELPLHPYTQALLSAIPVPDPEVEARRKRIILEGDVPSPVNPPPGCNFHPRCWKAQQVCREVTPPLEEKERNHYVACHFPG
- a CDS encoding ABC transporter permease, encoding MIQFLIKRLIGLVFVVIGVTFITFIMGYFAPGDPIRTMLGEHFSPLLYAQLRHAYGLDLPWYEQYWNFLVHLAHFDFGYSFKTQGRPVWDILKDGVPVSMELALWALVVYLLIGVPVGIISALKANTWVDTLNMGIMLVLYAMPIFVFCVLVQVLIVFIDQETGAGWPVANWGEPWHYTWTDIQFKLAPVLVFGLAGAAYFARITRTSMLEVMRQDYIRTARAKGLSERVVVYRHALRNALIPLITVTGVTLGFTITGAFLIENIFNIPGIGTITVSSVLDRDYPVIQATTVLLAFGVVLGNLLADIAYTLVDPRIKLE
- a CDS encoding ABC transporter permease; amino-acid sequence: MDMRDREIQPASPLIAPDTNLMVPAEPELLVETPGVMPEVEGPKERKPVSPLRESLRRLRRDTRAMVSLGMIIFLVLLSLVGPFVYQHLGGIYDSPDNGPIPATVYRTFYHQELSHQDELPSAQYWLGTDDLGRDILARLMQGLLVSISVAVLVEVIDITMGILVGVLAGYFGGWIDQVLARLTDIIFAFPGLLFIILLTGIFGTWADTTLSNVPIIGPNGNARLLLVSAALALVSWPLMARLVRGQTLQIKEQQFIEAARTAGSSNFKIIWRHIIPNLFSIVVVAATLDISNTIIGEASISLLGLGVQQPGSSLGLMISEASNAVDTHPWEVLVPSMTLAILVLAFSFLGDGLRDAFDPRTKD
- a CDS encoding ABC transporter ATP-binding protein, translating into MPENLLEVNNLKTYFFTRSGVVKAVDDVSFTMRPGEALGVVGESGCGKSVTALSIIRLVASPPGKIVGGEILFNGENILEKNNDEMTELRGSKISMIFQDPMTSLNPVFTIGYQIAETVKRHRKGISNDQAWQRAIEMLDLVRIPDARRRAKSYPHEFSGGMRQRVMIAIALACNPQLLIADEPTTALDVTIQAQILELMKGLAKEFGTALMLITHDLGVVAGSCEHVIVMYAGHIVESAPVRQIFQTPAHPYTVGLLQSIPRLDEKRGTRLTPIPGQPPDLSREIIGCPYAQRCPRVQPRCRQERPELKPVGRGEQLAACFYPS